In Arthrobacter sp. MN05-02, the genomic stretch GAAGGCAGCCCGGTAGCCGGCGAGGTTGGACTGCTTGCTCAGCGAATACACGGCCAGCAGGAGCTCGTGCGAGCCGCCGGACACCCGTGGGTCGAGGACACTGGGCACGGGTTCGCCACCCTCCGCGGGGTCCCAGGCGCCCCAGCCCAGTTCTCCGTAGCACTCGTCGGACGCCACGACGGCTCCGAGGGAGCGGGCGTCGTCGACGATCGTTTTCAGGGCGTCGACGTCGAGCACGTTCCCCGTCGGGTTGCCCGGCGAGTTGATCCAGACAAGGCGCACCCGCGCGCGCACGTCCGCGGGGAGATCCGCGAGGGAATCGGCCGGGACGGGCGTCGCGCCCGCGAGGTGGGCTCCGATGTCGTAGGTCGGGTACGCGACCGTGGGACGGACGACGACGTCCCCCTCGCCGAGTCCCAGCAGGAGCGGCAGCCAGGCGACCAGTTCCTTGGACCCGACGGTGGGCAGGATGTCGAGGGGGTCCAGGCCCGGCACGCCGCGCCGGCGCTCGAACCAGGCGCTGATGGCTTCCCGCAGCGCCGTGGTGCCGTGCGTGGTGGGGTAGCCGTGAGCGTCGGCGGCCGAGGCCAGCGCGGTCCGGATCAGCTCCGGCGTCGGATCGACGGGCGTCCCGATGGACAGGTCCACCACGCCCGCCGGGTGCTCCGCGGCGATCGCCCGGTAGGGCGCCATCGCGTCCCAGGGATAGTCGGGCAGGTGCAGGCCGAACGGCTTCGGCTCCCCGGCCACCACCTACGCGGGCTGGTTCTGGGGCGGCAGGGCAGCGATGATCGGGTGGTCGAAACCCGTGTTGCCGACCTTCGCGGCTCCGCCGGGCGAGCCGAGGTCGTCGAAGAACTCGACGTTCGCCTTGTAGTACTCGGCCCACTGCTCGGGAGTGTCGTCCTCGTAGTAGATGGCCTCCACCGGGCAGACGGGCTCGCACGCACCGCAGTCCACGCATTCGTCGGGGTGGATGTAGAGCGACCGCTCGCCCTCATAGATGCAGTCGACAGGGCACTCTTCGATACAGGCCTTGTCCTTGACGTCCACGCATGGCTGCGCGATTACGTAGGTCACTTCCCACGCCTTTCGTTGGAGCTGGGTCGGCTGCGCACCCGAGGTGCGGTCTCCAGCTTAACGCAACGGCCCCCTGCGGCAGGACCAGCGGCCCCCGCCCAGGGTTCTGCCGCTCCGCACGCGTCCGGAGGTCTACCCTTGACGGGTGCAGAACCCCCTCGACCTCCTCGCCTCGCTTCCCCTGAAGACGCGGGTCGTCGTGCGGCGCCGCCTCGACGGCGGCTTCACCGACTCGCTGGGCGAGCTGATCGCACGGGACGGCACCAGCTGTACCGTGCGCACCCGCAGGGGGGACGACGTCGTCCCCTTCTCCGACGTGACGGCCGCGAAGGCGGTGCCGCCGCCCCCGCCCCGCAGGGCCCCCCGCCGGGGCAGGGCGTAACAGTGATTGGGACCTATCAATCGATAGGTCGTGATCCCGTACAATCGGCGGATGGACACAGACGAGGATCTCCAGGCCCGTGGACGGGCGCTCAGCTCCCCCGTCCGGCTCCGCATCCTGCGCCTGTGCCTCCACAAGGCGAGGACCAACAAGGAGATCGCGGAGACGCTGGATCTCAATCCGGCGACGGCGCTGCACCACGTGCGCACCCTCCTGTCCACCGGGTTCCTCGCGGCGGACGACGCCCGCACCGGCAACCGGGGCGCGAGGGAGATCCCCTACCGCGCCACGGGGTTGTCCTGGCACAGCCGCATCCCGAATGCCGCGCCCGTGCTCGTGGAGACGTTCCTGCAGGAGATCGAGGGCCTGCAGCCGTCCGAGATCGATGTCTGGCGCCTGGGCGTCCGGCTCAACGACGAGCACCGCGCCGAGATGATGGGACGCATCCGTGACGTGTTCGAGGAGTACGCCCGGCGCGACCCCGACGAGGACGGCACCGCCACCTCGATCATGCTCGCGCACCACCTGGACCGCGCCGCGGACTGACCCCCCTGCTAGCGGCGCCGCTGCGGGCGCAGCACGACGGCGCCCAGAGTGACGGCGACGAGCGTCAT encodes the following:
- a CDS encoding aminotransferase — protein: MVAGEPKPFGLHLPDYPWDAMAPYRAIAAEHPAGVVDLSIGTPVDPTPELIRTALASAADAHGYPTTHGTTALREAISAWFERRRGVPGLDPLDILPTVGSKELVAWLPLLLGLGEGDVVVRPTVAYPTYDIGAHLAGATPVPADSLADLPADVRARVRLVWINSPGNPTGNVLDVDALKTIVDDARSLGAVVASDECYGELGWGAWDPAEGGEPVPSVLDPRVSGGSHELLLAVYSLSKQSNLAGYRAAFTAGDPVIIANLVNSRKHAGMIVPYPVQEAMRVALGDDAHVAEQKDLYRRRRTLLVPALESAGFTISGSVAGLYLWASDGEPTWDTIGRLAGLGILAGPGTFYGDAGSGFIRVALTGSDERIDAAVARLADSVR
- a CDS encoding ferredoxin; the encoded protein is MTYVIAQPCVDVKDKACIEECPVDCIYEGERSLYIHPDECVDCGACEPVCPVEAIYYEDDTPEQWAEYYKANVEFFDDLGSPGGAAKVGNTGFDHPIIAALPPQNQPA
- a CDS encoding ArsR family transcriptional regulator, whose protein sequence is MIPYNRRMDTDEDLQARGRALSSPVRLRILRLCLHKARTNKEIAETLDLNPATALHHVRTLLSTGFLAADDARTGNRGAREIPYRATGLSWHSRIPNAAPVLVETFLQEIEGLQPSEIDVWRLGVRLNDEHRAEMMGRIRDVFEEYARRDPDEDGTATSIMLAHHLDRAAD